Below is a genomic region from Candidatus Rokuibacteriota bacterium.
CGCTGGTGAACGTCTCGGTCTCGTGGCCGACGAAGAGCGTGCGGCTGTCGGGCGTGAAGGCGACGTCGTGCGTCTGCCGCCCCAGCTTGAGCCGCGCCGCCTCCACGAGCGTCTGCGTGTCGATGACCGACACCTCGCCCGAGCGCCGATCGCTCGTGGCGACCCAGCGGCCGTCGGGGGAGATGCCGAGGTTGTGCGGCTCCCGCCCCACCGGAATGCCTTTCACGAAGGTCAGATCGGGGACCTTGCCGTGGAAGACGTTGACCGTGTCGGTCTTCTCTGAGGTGACGAACAGCGTGACGGTCTCGCCGGCGGCGGGCGCCGCGAGCAGCGCCGTCAGCATGACTATGGCCGCCGCACACTTCGCCACCTTCCGGATCATCCCGTCCTCCCGAGCAGCTCGGCGACAAACTGCTCTTTCAGACAAACCCTCGCCAGACTCATACCCTTGATGCCAACCCGTCTACGAGATCCACGCTTCGAGCCAGGCATGGCTGCGGCGCGCGGTCACACCCGCGAGATCGGGACCGACCCTGTCGCCCTGCCCGATCGTGTGGCAGGCCACGCACTTCTCTTGAAACAAGGCCTGGCCCTCGATCGCCTCCAGGATCTCGCGCACCGTGCTGGTGTCCGCCGGTCGCGCCAGCGAGTAGCCGCGGACGGCGCCTCGATGTGAGACCACGACGCCGCGCCGGCTCAGCGATGAACCCGTTGACCCCGATGATCGGCCGCGAACGCGCCAGGCGTCCATGAGGTGATTCGCTCATTTACCTGGTGCGTATGGCGGGGTGATTGAAGTTACAGCCTCCCGCCCGGGCCTCGGCGCATCCTGTCGACAGGACGTGGGCGCACAGAGCGTATACGTCATCGCCGAGGATAAGCTGGGGGCCTACGCCGAGAAGAAGATCGGAAGCTTCTTCAGGACAAACCCGCACGCGAAGTCGGCGAGAGGCTCCCGCTGAGGCAATGGAGCGCTTCGCGATCGAGGATCGTGGCGCGTCGTGCCGGCCCGAGGCGGATGATCCCGCGGGCTCGAGATCCGCGAGCGCCCGGGTCGCGACCTCGCGGCCCGTCCCCACCAGCGCCGCCAGCCCCTGCCGGGCGGGAAGCGGGACGACCGATCCGCACTCACGAGCCGCGCGGGGTCGTGGTCCTCCTCTGGTCGCTCTTCCTCGGCCTCGTGCATCTGTCGGAGACGCGGAAGAACCTCGGCGTGACGATCTCGACCCTCAAGGACCTCCACCGGAAGGCGTTCGCCTGGTTCGAGGAAGGGGTGCGAGCGAAGCGGCCCACGCGCGAGCAGCACGGTTGATCTCGGGCTGTCCGCCGCCGGTACCTTTGAGACTTCGCGAGGCGGCGCGGAACCGAGAGTTCGAGGAGGCGCGCGCTTCGGGCCCCGCTAGCGCGGTTGCCAGGCGATGACGGCGGCGCGCTTGCGGAAGGGGGCGATCCACTCCCCGCCGCGGCGCACGAGGCGCCCGGCAAGGTAGCGGCGGAGGTAGTCACGCGGCTCCGGGCCCTCAAGGCCCATGTAGGTCATCCAGAAGTCGCAGGCTTCCTCGAGGCTGTCGAACGGCTGGTCGGACGAGTACGCGATCGGCGTGACGGTGGGGTGGATGCCCAGGCGCTCGAGCCCCGCCACGGTGTCGTCGGCGCGGCAGCGGTGCTCGTAGGGGCGGCCGAGGAGCGCCGGGTAGAGCTCGCGGTAGAAGAACTTGTCGTCGTCAGGTCCGGCGGGCAGGTCGCGGACGAAGGCAACGAGGCGCCGCGCCACTGCGACGGCCTCGCGGAGAAAAGGCGAGCTGCCGTCGAGGAGCCCGCCGACATGGGCGCAGATGACGAGGTCGTGGGGGCGCACCGGCGCTTCGCCCCACGCGGCCTGGATCACGGTGACATTGGCGAGACCCGCCGATGCCGCCCCCGCGCGGAGCGCGCCCGCCATCGCCGCGGAGGGCTCGAGGGCCGTCACGGCCTCGAGCCGCTGCGCGAGCGGCAGGGCCAGGGCCCCGAAGCCCGCGCCCACGTCGAGCGCGTCGCGGCAGCCGACGAGGGCAGGG
It encodes:
- a CDS encoding Rrf2 family transcriptional regulator, with product MDAWRVRGRSSGSTGSSLSRRGVVVSHRGAVRGYSLARPADTSTVREILEAIEGQALFQEKCVACHTIGQGDRVGPDLAGVTARRSHAWLEAWIS
- a CDS encoding class I SAM-dependent methyltransferase, with the protein product PALVGCRDALDVGAGFGALALPLAQRLEAVTALEPSAAMAGALRAGAASAGLANVTVIQAAWGEAPVRPHDLVICAHVGGLLDGSSPFLREAVAVARRLVAFVRDLPAGPDDDKFFYRELYPALLGRPYEHRCRADDTVAGLERLGIHPTVTPIAYSSDQPFDSLEEACDFWMTYMGLEGPEPRDYLRRYLAGRLVRRGGEWIAPFRKRAAVIAWQPR